In a genomic window of Ralstonia nicotianae:
- a CDS encoding chromate transporter, whose amino-acid sequence MEGDAMSALATLFDLFWHFTVLSFLAIGGASSTLPDMHRFLVDTRHYMTSEQLSAMYAISQAAPGPNVLFVELFGWQAAGLGGAVVAMLGICGPSCVIAGIVAHVMHQAPDARWVMLIRRGLAPLTIGLLFSTGWVLARATDHSVGTVALTVATVLACAFTRVHPLILVAAGALVGALGWA is encoded by the coding sequence ATGGAGGGCGATGCAATGAGCGCGCTCGCCACGCTGTTCGACCTGTTCTGGCATTTCACGGTGCTGTCGTTCCTCGCCATCGGCGGGGCGAGTTCGACGCTGCCCGACATGCACCGCTTCCTGGTCGACACGCGTCACTACATGACCAGCGAGCAGCTGAGCGCCATGTATGCCATCTCGCAGGCCGCGCCGGGGCCGAACGTGCTGTTCGTCGAGCTGTTCGGCTGGCAGGCCGCCGGCCTGGGCGGCGCGGTGGTCGCCATGCTCGGCATCTGCGGGCCGTCCTGCGTGATTGCCGGCATCGTCGCGCACGTCATGCACCAGGCGCCGGACGCGCGCTGGGTGATGCTGATCCGCCGTGGGCTGGCGCCGCTGACCATCGGGCTGCTGTTCTCCACCGGCTGGGTGCTGGCGCGCGCTACCGACCACAGCGTCGGCACCGTTGCGCTGACGGTGGCGACGGTGCTGGCGTGCGCCTTCACGCGGGTACATCCGCTGATCCTGGTGGCGGCCGGCGCGCTGGTTGGGGCGCTCGGCTGGGCGTAG
- a CDS encoding L-lactate permease — MWNQVYDPLGNAVWSTVAAGLPVAVLLCSLAFFHMQAHLAAGLALLVGVGIAAFVFGMPAAMAGKAAGLGIVSGLFPIGWIVLNIIFLHRLTTLNGSFKVLQGSISGITEDRRLQLLLVAFSFGAFFEGAAGFGTPVAVTGAILIGLGFSPLAASGLALIANTAPVAYGALGAPIIGLAAVTGLDLKDLSAMIGRQLPFFSVLVPFWLIWAFAGLRGMLQIWPAILVAGVTFAVPQFLVSNFHGPWLVDVIAALVSMGSLTLFLKVWKPKSIWTSTALRNHPDTSKVDPEAAAEARAATTAAADAKISRVQAWLPWVILTVFVFIWGVPQFKAFVDGLWQFKLPIPGLDKMVLKGPPVVPKVTAEAAVFTFNVLSMAGTGILASAVVGGLLMGYSVPRMVKEYWNTIKLTRYSLLTICAMFGIGYLTRYSGLDATLGLAFAHTGVLYPLFGTMLGWLGVALTGSDTASNVLFGGLQKTTSEQLGLSPILMSAANSSGGVMGKMIDAQSIVVASTATKWYGHEGDILRYVFFHSIALAFLVGLLITLQAYVEPFTRMVVPMAH, encoded by the coding sequence ATGTGGAATCAAGTCTATGACCCGCTCGGCAACGCCGTATGGTCGACCGTCGCGGCCGGCTTGCCGGTGGCGGTACTGCTCTGTTCGCTCGCCTTCTTCCACATGCAGGCGCACCTGGCCGCGGGGCTGGCGCTGCTGGTGGGCGTGGGCATCGCCGCGTTCGTGTTCGGCATGCCGGCGGCGATGGCGGGCAAGGCGGCCGGGCTGGGCATCGTGTCCGGCCTGTTCCCGATCGGCTGGATCGTCCTCAACATCATCTTCCTGCACCGGCTCACCACCCTGAACGGCTCGTTCAAGGTGCTGCAGGGTTCGATCTCGGGCATCACCGAAGACCGGCGCCTGCAGCTGCTGCTGGTGGCGTTCAGCTTCGGCGCGTTCTTCGAGGGCGCGGCGGGCTTCGGCACGCCGGTAGCCGTGACGGGCGCGATCCTGATCGGGCTGGGCTTCTCGCCGCTGGCGGCCTCGGGGCTGGCGCTGATCGCCAACACCGCGCCGGTCGCCTACGGCGCCCTGGGCGCGCCCATCATCGGACTGGCCGCGGTGACGGGGCTCGACCTGAAGGACCTCTCCGCCATGATCGGCCGCCAGTTGCCGTTCTTCTCGGTGCTGGTGCCGTTCTGGCTGATCTGGGCGTTCGCGGGGTTGCGCGGCATGCTGCAGATCTGGCCGGCGATCCTGGTGGCGGGCGTGACCTTCGCCGTTCCGCAGTTCCTGGTGTCGAACTTCCACGGCCCGTGGCTGGTGGACGTGATTGCCGCGCTGGTCTCGATGGGCTCGCTCACGCTGTTCCTGAAAGTCTGGAAACCCAAGTCCATCTGGACCTCCACCGCCCTGCGCAACCACCCCGACACGTCCAAGGTCGATCCCGAAGCCGCCGCCGAGGCACGTGCCGCCACCACCGCCGCCGCCGATGCGAAGATCAGCCGCGTGCAGGCCTGGCTGCCGTGGGTGATCCTGACCGTGTTCGTCTTCATCTGGGGCGTGCCGCAGTTCAAGGCCTTCGTTGACGGCCTGTGGCAGTTCAAGCTGCCCATCCCCGGCCTCGACAAGATGGTGCTCAAGGGCCCGCCGGTCGTGCCCAAGGTCACGGCCGAAGCCGCGGTGTTCACCTTCAACGTGCTGTCGATGGCGGGCACCGGCATCCTGGCATCGGCCGTCGTCGGAGGCCTGCTGATGGGCTATTCGGTGCCGCGCATGGTCAAGGAGTACTGGAACACCATCAAGCTGACGCGCTATTCGCTGCTGACCATCTGCGCGATGTTCGGCATCGGCTACCTGACCCGCTACTCGGGCCTGGACGCGACGCTGGGCCTGGCGTTCGCCCACACCGGCGTGCTGTACCCGCTGTTCGGCACCATGCTGGGCTGGCTGGGCGTGGCGCTCACCGGTTCGGACACCGCATCGAACGTGCTGTTCGGCGGCCTGCAGAAGACCACCTCCGAGCAGCTCGGCCTGTCGCCGATCCTGATGTCGGCCGCCAACAGCTCGGGCGGGGTGATGGGCAAGATGATCGACGCGCAGTCCATCGTGGTGGCCTCCACCGCCACCAAGTGGTACGGCCATGAGGGCGACATCCTGCGCTATGTGTTCTTCCACTCGATCGCGCTGGCCTTCCTGGTGGGCCTGCTGATCACGCTGCAGGCCTACGTGGAACCGTTCACGCGGATGGTGGTGCCGATGGCGCACTAG
- a CDS encoding chromate transporter, with protein MGERNPPADAMAAGRAAQAPSCAKLFTEFARMGLSGFGGVLPFARRGIVERNGWLSDAEFAEMLSLGQVLPGPNVVNLSVMLGYRYHGIRGAASAMTGLVAVPAVLLLLIVMLYDHYSALPLVQQLLKGMAAVAAGLVLATAIKLAQGQSRTRRAAGIGLAVFLSIGVLQWPLLPVMAVLIPLALVLEWRAMQ; from the coding sequence ATGGGCGAGCGCAACCCTCCCGCAGACGCGATGGCCGCCGGGCGCGCCGCGCAGGCGCCTTCGTGCGCCAAGCTCTTCACGGAGTTTGCGCGCATGGGGCTGTCGGGCTTCGGCGGCGTGCTGCCGTTCGCGCGGCGCGGCATCGTCGAGCGCAACGGCTGGCTGTCCGACGCCGAGTTCGCCGAGATGCTGAGCCTGGGCCAGGTGCTGCCGGGCCCCAACGTGGTGAATCTCTCCGTGATGCTGGGCTACCGCTATCACGGCATCCGTGGCGCGGCGTCGGCGATGACCGGCCTGGTGGCGGTGCCCGCCGTGCTGCTGCTGTTGATCGTGATGCTGTACGACCACTACAGCGCGCTGCCGCTGGTGCAGCAGTTGCTCAAGGGCATGGCGGCGGTGGCGGCGGGGCTGGTGCTCGCCACGGCGATCAAGCTGGCGCAGGGCCAGTCGCGCACACGGCGTGCGGCGGGGATCGGACTGGCGGTGTTCCTGTCCATCGGCGTGCTGCAATGGCCGCTGCTGCCGGTGATGGCGGTGCTGATTCCGCTGGCGCTCGTACTGGAATGGAGGGCGATGCAATGA